The Biomphalaria glabrata chromosome 7, xgBioGlab47.1, whole genome shotgun sequence region cgacaaatcgttcacgcgactattcgttcacggcacggacagattgttcacagacaaatcattcactggatagtaacatattgttaataatatatattctcgtcgcgtgtttaatttatttacattaaaacttttgtagctattatttccaaatgcaaaaaatttctagagatcaggtcaaatctgagtttatttaatttcgttgttgttgttgatattttgttaatgagcaCTGTAGtttatgtgataaaaattatacttaaagtaaaaaaaaaaaaagagatcttacaagctagctgaaaaatgtaaacgggccctcactttactataggtaacatttttactttcacttttaatatacctttacacccccctctttttttttcatctaccgggaatctacccattcatctggatactctagttaacacctactggagtgctagacagactggctcctctggaagtaaaaaaactttattggacattgcctatacacatgttcaatctgttaacattgaaaatatctactagacactagtatagtactttccatcaagtttaaaagaagttttattgttatttttattttagttaacttgtttctatatgtgaccacccattggtagactaatttgattgcttggacctcaataacaaatttattgaaacaattttattttgttgtattgcgataaattataattttttgatagggaaccaaaatatttcctagtgttgtatatgtaattagttttttttttcttagatgtcttaattggtaagtattaaccttagatctgtatctagtatgtgaggttcagagttgaacagtgaaaccatatattgtaccaaatctagtaccattgttaaaaatctaaattatctctcgtaaaaacactgaaaggattgtggaaaaaatactagtgcatctgagctagccaggaaaaccagtgacttggcagaatgcatgacgcgtagggcgtaatcatcttcttttttgaagaaacgtctgtattatataagataagatttgtttttgttaataagatatcaataaaatgggtatgttaattaaacatctggaccgctattaagaagataagcaaatatgggtaggtcgaacaagattacatgatggacatgagtgtaaaagaaggcctacatgttgaaagtaaaaatgttacctatagtaaagtgaggtcccatttaaatgtttcagcttgcttgtaagatcccttttttcttttaagtataattttttatcacatactgtcctcgttaacaaaatattaactacaaacaaacacaaatttacaaagaatttcggatcaggcccgatctctagcaatttttttgtttttggaaatatccagtgaacgaattgttagtgAAATATTTGTCGCGTGAatgatttgtcgtgaaccaactgttggtgaacaagttgtcggtgaacaagttgtctgtgagcgaatagtcgcgtgaacgaattgtcttgtgaacgatttgtcggtgaatgaaatgtcagtgaacgaattgtcgtgtccctcCCAGATAGATAGTTTTCCTTTCCTTATGTAGTCTTCTAAAAAGACCTTTTTGGATAGttacatagttttttttatctatctttctaagtctttctttttaaaatgattaataataattatttttgttaattatcAAATATATACAATTTCTATTTTGCTTCAAACATTGTGTCCACTTAGGAACACATACGTTGAGCGTAAGCCTGGTGAAAGTGCCAATGATAGAAATGACAGGGCTATTAGAAAAGCTGTTGGATGGTACTCTAGTCATTTAAAAGATGCTGGGGTACTTGTTTTGCTGCTCACTAATGATGTGGAAAACCTAAAGTATGCCCTCTCCAAAAATTTAAATGCCTATACAAGTAAGtcttgagagaaaaaaatgaattttaaatgaaaaattgattattatttgataataagaatataaatttaaaaaaatgtgtaatgtTATTGATGTCAGCAAAGTTGTATTCAGTTAGAGCTGCTATTCTGGGATACCTTATCAATTAGTAAGGGtttcttttatataaaacaaaggtTTAAATACAAATCACAAAACAGGTAGGATGATATTTTTAATTGAGTCCATAGctattaatgtaaataaataattaaatgatctttttttcttttgttaaataATTAGAACTTAATTTTATTCTTGTACTAAATAGAACATATTAAAGTCTCATGATTGGGATTTATCaggttttaaatgaattttacatGCTTTTCAAATATACTTTCTTCCAAAACATATATACTTTATAAATGTGATTTTTAGGCAGGAATAAATCTCTAAATAAAAgtgcatatatttttaaagatatttattgtaataattttaatattgaatTCAGTTTGAGGAACTCAGTAAAAAATTTTGTCGAATTAGTTGTACTATTCCGTGGATcattattacatttgtaaaataagagatttttaaaatatgtataataaatatattatattgaaattTCTATGTTAAAACTCATTTTATTTTCCAATCACTGTAACTCAGCAATAAAATTATAACTTGAATTAATTTAAATACAATGAATTATAAGAAAGGGAAGGCTAGTTTGTCCTTGTACAATAACAGAATGAATGGAAAATATATGaacagaaagagttaaaattcaTTAATGCTAGAAACAAAAGTAACTGTCTCCTTCTAATTCCACTTTTATAtgttttgcaatattttttgtttctggcTGACACACCCCAAACTATTTGCCTGAATTTGTTTTTctcatgtttatattttaaatgtaatgatCACATTGTTTCTTTAACTTTCTAGTCTATGACTATGTGAAAAGCTTATCCAATAAAACAATTGTGGACAGGCTTGCCAACCCTCTCAATCAATCTGTAAGtactaattttaatttttgtcaaagtaattttttttttttcagttttaatatcagttatttaaatttgtgttaTTATTTCAAGAACAAAATATGTCTATACTTGTTAAAAGGGGCTACAGTGTTATTCGGTAAAAATGATGTATACAActaatttagtattaaaataacAAGTAATTGAAAATGGATATTAATGAATGATGGAATTATTGAAATAtagattttcaaataaaaattagaaggcaatgagaaaaaaaaattacttcttaGTATTAAcaagacaaaaatgtttttttacaaaaacttGGATTAAATACCATGTAATTCATTCCATGTCAGTATACTTCATTCTATTTCATTGTACTTAATTGTGTTACTTACCATGGTAACTAAGTGGTGAAAGTGCAAAGCAACAAATCTTATTgcaaatttaattttgaattaTAAATTAGTCTTCAAAGTTTTACATATAGAATAGAGTTAAAGTGAACATCCATATactttttgagtatttttacACTCACCACATGAATGTGTGTGTTAACTGTTCAGTTATAAAATTGTCTTTATCATCCCTTAATCTATAAATAGACTGTTATCTCCCCTTGTTGGTACATTTAACGAGTTCCCATTAAACcatcaaaagaatttttttcatCATGCTGTTACAACACCTTGGGTTTTAATAGAACTTTTTATTGATTAGATCTCAGACAAGAACAAAGTTTTATTTGCTGAACACTTGGGCATGGCAGAGATCCAGAAGGGCATACGCTCTGGAAAGTACCTGCAGGGGACAATACTTATAAGCAGAGAGAACTACTTGGAGGCCAATGTCAGCATCAGAGATAAAGACCAAATGGTAAACATTAAACTGCTATTGATTTTTGGGGTCTTAATATGAATAGTTTATGCAGCCTTGAATAATGCTTGACCAAAAATATCCTGTTttgctataattaaaaaaaacaacaacatattccttggttttgtttgttatataaattataattacatGAAATGTCAAGTTTTTGTCTTATCCTAAAAAGAAGCTATGTAATATTGTGCATGATTACAGGCAGATTGTTCAattctttcactttttgttacattttgtaGTTTCATGTTTATACATACAATAAGGTCCCATAGAAAAcctaccttcacctatccctttgtctgctggaccattggggcaccacatgatCTATtacaggatttaaaaaaaaataaaggtcaaACAATGGAAAACACCTAAGCATTCAGAAAGCTAGAAAATACAGAGCACCacttttaattaaaatcaaatcaacacactttattaaaaactaaaaacattttagaaacttTTTTATAACCCTTTGAAGTAATATGAATTCAGATTAAAAAtccattaaaaattattatagatGGAATAGTGGTTTTAATTGcacatacttaaaaaaacatcttGCTTGTaccatattaataataataaaaaagtatttagatttttgctctattattattattattatttacaaaattaattttagtttttttttttttttttatttaggtgTTTGTTCAAGGATTACAAAATCTTAACAGAGCTGTGAATGATGATGTAGTGGTGATTGAAATCTTGCCAGAATCTGAATGGAGTTGCCCGTCTTCCATGGTGCTGGCAGAGGATGAAGGGAAGGATGAAGAAGACGAGGAGAATAGGGGACTAAATGACAGTGTAAGTATTGTCCTTGGGTCAGCAGTCACTGCATTAGTTTCACATGTAcatgttttatttcaacttCATTCTAATATAGTTAATAAGTTTAATGTTGTTATAGACAATGTAGAAGAATATGTTAGAAAGTTTAGTTTTCTTTTACACTTTTGCGATGGTTTTCAATAAGGGCTGGAAGTTTAGTATTTAGTCACTGATTCTACTTAACACTATCAGGATTTAGAGAAAAGCTTGTGGGTTATTATTCAAGCCACACAATACTTATAATTTATAGAGCTTTAAACCACAAAAAGGAGAAATTAAACATGACTACACATTTTCAGTGGGAAACTGAGATTATTAATTGCAATGTCAAATACTTTGTTTCAGGAAAAACTGATTCAAAATAAAGTGCCACGGGAACTTCGTCAGCCCACTGGTAGGGTTGTTGGCATTGTTAAAAGAAACTGGAGGCAATACTGTGGCATATTGCAACCATCCATATTAAAAGAGGTAATGTGTTTTTGACTGGGCTAAACTGATGTTGCACTCACTGGCTCTTATCAACTGTTTTGTTTAGAGTAGAGGTGAACTATAAGGGCAGtaactgaagaaaaaaacaacactgtaTAGAATgaaaaaagtgttttaaatttaaatccaGCTATCCATATTGTTCTGGTTTTTCTGAGCTTTTATTAAACATTGATTGGAATGAAGTTGGTTTGAAAacatttgaattattttttgttttaaataatctggacaatgtttattttgaagatATCAGACAGACCAAATGTTGAAAAAGAAATGACTAATTAAAAACTTGGGTGCAACTACTGTTCAAATATACAAGAAATCTaaacattgaataaataatgtttacttaGTCCTTCCAGGTCACACACACTCTGGTCTCAATAATGGGTGATAGACTTAAATTTATGAATTCAGAAAATAGGTTTTGATGCGCGTAACCCTTATGTAATCCTTGTTATGAAgttgttgcctttttttttttgtacagtaaacttttttgtgtgtacatttctacCTAATGAGTTTGGATCAAAATGAGTAgaaatattaaatgttttaaaataaaattttactctttttttcatCACTAGAGAACTAGACATTTGTTCATACCTGCAGAGAAACGAATACCAAAGATAAGAATTGAAACAAGGCAGTCAGATGCACTGGCTTCAAAGAGGATTATAGTAGCTATTGATAGTTGGCCTCGTAACTCTAGATATCCTTtggtttgttctttttttatttctttatccatttatatgttattaatTCTAATTGATTAATGCCATTATGTTTCTATTATGACTTTATGTTTGCTCTCTGTAAAGGGTCACTTTGTCCGCTGCCTTGGTGGAGTTGGAGATAAAGATACAGAGAatgaagttcttcttttggaacaTGATGTCCCTCATTCCAATTTCTCTGAAGCTGTTCTTAGCTTTCTACCGAAAATGCCATGGACAATCACAGAAGAGGtttttgaatacatttttttagaaatcaatTTTACTATTAAATAACTTTTAACTTAACATTGTTACCTTTATGTTAGGTAATGATGATAAatatcataaaaataaaaagttcttAATTTTTTGAGtgaacttaatgaattcattagGACCTGAAGAGGCGCAGGGATCTGCGGCACCTTGACATTTGTAGTGTTGACCCTCCTGGCTGTACAGATATAGATGATGCTCTTCACTGTAGATCTTTATCAAATGGAAACTTTGAGGTACCTACTCATTGATCTTTTCATTAATAAGTTGCGACTGTTAAACATAATtattgagtaaaaaaaatggtgaatgCTACTTTGGTAataattcttaaaataaaagtaagtaATAGTCAAgctagaaaataatttttttttatagagcaaAATTTCTGTTGTCTAAAGTGAtaaagaaatttatattttcTGTCTTCCCCAAATCATGTCTTCACCTATTCATTATGACCAttacaaatgtttgtttaacTTTTCTTGTATCTTGCTtgaatttgttttattgtttctttGCTCAGGTTGGTGTGCACATAGCAGATGTTTCTCACTTCATTCGACCAGGCAATGCTCTGGACCAAGAGGCAGCCAACAGAGGAACTACTGTTTATCTAACAGACAAAGTAAGTCATGAATGAGTCCTACAATACAGTTATGGAAATCTAAAACAGTAATCTACTGGCTATACAGAATCATAGAGTTTGAAACTATAAgagtaaaatatttgtttagttCAATAGGATCATTTTCATACAtggttttttgaaatattgtcaattgttgtatttattgtattcatGGATAAATGTAAAGAGGAAGTCATTCTTGTGATTGTCTAATAACTAAATGTGTTAGTTATATTGATTGAAATACAAGCTATCAATAATATGTCTGTccgaaataattattttcagaaGTTTTTACATACAGGAATTATGAAATAATTATCTTGTTACTctccaaataaatattttcagagAATAGACATGGTACCAGACTTACTAAGTTCTAACTTATGTTCACTTCGAAGTGGAGTTAACAGGTACAGGTTTAACTTTATTTCTCTATATGAAACATTTTCTTCCTAAGACAATTTTGTGTAGAAGATGCTAAAatgataagtaaaaaaaaatattatttttctcaCAGATTTGCATTTTCAGTTCTATGGGAGATGACTCCTCAGGCAGATATCATTAGTACAGATTTCACCAAGAGTATTATTGATTCCAAGGTaagtttatatttgtaattagGAACAAATACTTTTGTTCAAAGCTCTCATTTTATCTGAGAAGTTTCTGTTTTCTGAAACttgtagtttaaaataattttcaatgtatcttttttttttttttattatatttattattattattttattatagtttAATGTCAGCAATAGAGTTAGAACAAGGAttactttgaaatttttattttaatgtcatcacacacacacacttttcttTATTAGTAAACATTGCTTCCAACTTCCATCTTAGAtcacaataatttaattaaaattcttCTATTAACTGTGTCTTAAAAAGAACCTAGTTAAGTTTTTttggaaagaaaacaaacatttggtTATTATATGCATtgcatatattttatatacaaatGTATCTAGTAAAGTTATGCCTGTTTGTTTATCATTTACAgctgtttatttcttttttcaggCATCACTGACGTATGCAGAAGCTCAGTTGAAAATAGATGATCCTAATGCTTCAGATAATTTGACCAAAAGCTTGCGAGGTCTTAATCATCTGGCGAAAATTCTAAAGAAAAAGAGATTAGACAATGGGTAATAAACTTGATTTAATAAGAAAACTCTTTTTTGTGACCATTTGCACTTGCTTGTCCTTTTATgtctgtttgtattttattatattgaaaCAACACATTATAAGAATGGCAAATGTTAATCTCTGTTCCCAGAGCTTTGAGCTTAGCTTCAACCGAGGTCAGGTTTTTTGTTGATAGTGAGACCAATGATCCCATTGATGTTCAGACTAAAGAACTcaggtatttcttttttttaatcactcaTTTAAATATTGATCACTACATTCTTTCCCTAACAGTTACTTTAAAGTTATGGGGGAATTAAAAACCTGTTAAGGATAATTGTAATAGttattaaaatatcattaatcTTTATATAGGAATAACCCtttgagaaaaacaaagtttcattataaaaaaactgGTAGTAGCTTCCTATCTTTTATCCAGGGAAACTAATTCTATGGTGGAAGAATTCATGTTGCTGGCAAACATTGCAGTGGCAGAGAAAATTCTCAAGGAGTTTCCAGACAATGCTTTACTGCGACGTCATCCGTCTCCACCTGTGTCAAATTTTGATCCTTTGATCAAAGCAGCTGCTTCAAAAGTGAGTCAGCGTTGGCCATTTTCGTGAAATAAATGAGCTGAATGcatcttttattttctgaaGCAAATGTCAGGCAACCTATTGTAACCTTAACAGTTGGATGGATTAAGACATCTCAAAATATAccatttagttgtagtttttattatgtttactCTTCAAACTTAACTataactaataattaataatttaactgaaaatagtaataaaatatttgtacactTTGCTTCATTTAGGGTTTTAAAATAGATGTCTCCTCTGGTAAAGGTTTAGCTGACAGTTTGGACAAAGCTGTTGTACCAGAGAATCCTTATTTTAACACAATGCTGCGTATAATGACTACACGATGCATGATGCAGGCTGTGTATTTCTGTAGTGGAATGTTGCAGCCAATGGACTATCTCCATTATGGTCTGGCCACTCCTATATATACTCACTTCACCTCACCCATTAGAAGGTAAGTTCTAATAGGTACAATGgtctgaaaacattttttttcacgttTATATAAAGTCTGTATATTTCTTGTATGTCTGAATTTTTGCCATTGATATTTTGACCATTCTACTTGTGGACAAGCTCATGCTAGATAACAAcacatgaaccaataaaaaaatcaaacaatctTGGCGAGTGGTTAGATCTAAGTGTGACACACATAAGTTCAATGTTAAGGTCACAAACCTTTCTGTTACATTGTTTGAGTTGCAGTAttctttaaaatgatttttacttGTACAAAAAcactattaaatagtttaatcTTAGACTCAGTGACTTAAATATATCAGTggtcgaaaacaaaaaatgattgcaaaaatTTTATGActaaaaagatgaaaataataaaaagtaaaaaaaaaaagtaaaaaaaaaccccaattcttatgcactaaaataataaaagtgtTGGGTGTGAATTTCACTTTTAATATTAgcataggtttttttttgttttttttttgtttactttttttaaatttttttttgtataaatgtatctctacaaaagaaataacaaaataatatttattctatattttTGAAGAAATctccaaagtaaaaaaaaatcattggaAGAAGCTACCATGGCACAAATATGTTATTTATCAACAAGTccaatgttacatttgaagatttCACAAGATGTAAAATCACTGTATTAATCTATTGTTttccattattattttttatttctaattgacatcttaaaaatcaaaatcatttGGTTTGCTCCCTCAGATATTCAGATATTATTGCTCACCGTTTGCTAGCAGTTAGTATTGGTGCCGATGCATCATATCCAGAGCTGTTGGAAAAGACTAAGATCCAGGTATAGTTATAGAGCTGTTTTAACAGTTTTTATTAACCAGAATTGTATATCTACTTAGCAGACTTGCCAGGAGAGTTGATGCACTTGTTgccccacaaaaaaaacaaaacattatttattatatttatttatttatagagtcTGTGCAACAACTTGAACTACAGGCATAAGATGGCCCAGTATGCTGGTAGAGCTTCAGTCAATTTACACACACATGTAAGTCATTACAGAAGAATCAGTTCAAATGTATTTATTCTATATAGACATGTAACtaaaaaatgaatttacttatttttatgtcctacaatattttaatttgattgcatattgaaaaaaaaaaatccaaagtTAACTTTTATAATGTGGTGTAAAGTAGTATCCTGATAAAATATGCAATAGTTTATGTCAATTCATTCTtttaatactacatttaaaaagtcatttttaatttaaagatgtcaaataaatgttttccATTAAACTTTTTTTGGCAGCTTTTCTTTAAAACTCGTGTACAAGACGAGCAAGGTCATGTGTTATTTGTACGTAAGAATGCCCTGCAGATTCTCATTCCAAAGTATGGTCTTGAGGGTACTGTGTTCCTGAATGATGAAGGCCAGAAGACCTCAAGCTTGTTTGTTTATGATGAAGAGGTAGGCCAAACAAAATGTGGTAAAGGTTTCATTTTAACTTTGTTTCAAAAGGAgctcaaaattaattaaatcatAGGAATCTCATTATTCAGTGAGGGCCAGCCTACATCTAGAATGCCATATCTAGTCAGTGACACTGTGCTTTCTGGCCCCTTATAAACTTCTGCACCCAGTGCATAATGAAACGAATGAGGTTCAGGTCCATTTGTATCGACAACTTATTTTGATGATGCGTGCAGGAAATATTCCACTGGCTGAGTAGAGTTGGGCACCACTGTCATAGGTTTTCTTACACGTACAACCTCTCTATGTCTTCAACATTTTTATCTGCTGTTCccttatattttgtttgtccaCTAGATGAACACACAGACAGCTGGTAATGTGACCATTCATGTATTTGACCCAGTGATTGTCCAGCTAAGCATTGACCGATCCAATGTCCAGCACATGAAACTTTCTTTAAAACTGGTGAAGCCTGAGGTGAGTAGCTACTTTTTTTCCTTGACCTTTTTCcactaaaacaaatttattgaacATAAAACATGATTTAGGGGCTTAAAGGCAATGTACCTGGATTTTGATTTGAAAGgttttgtttacaattataATGGAATTAAGGTCTTTCTTGCTTTCGTACATCTTTTTAATGGCACTAGACTCCAAATTGAAACACAACAAGTGTCcatctctc contains the following coding sequences:
- the LOC106052859 gene encoding exosome complex exonuclease RRP44-like; its protein translation is MLTNKIFIKKTRLGGVMKIVREHYLRDDISCGSMACVKNCQGLEREPLEESPDSDSSLLRKSHYIIPDTNVVLHQIDVLEDPSIKNVIILQTVLDEIRHRSAPVYKRVTEMISSSQKHFYTYCNEFNMNTYVERKPGESANDRNDRAIRKAVGWYSSHLKDAGVLVLLLTNDVENLKYALSKNLNAYTIYDYVKSLSNKTIVDRLANPLNQSISDKNKVLFAEHLGMAEIQKGIRSGKYLQGTILISRENYLEANVSIRDKDQMVFVQGLQNLNRAVNDDVVVIEILPESEWSCPSSMVLAEDEGKDEEDEENRGLNDSEKLIQNKVPRELRQPTGRVVGIVKRNWRQYCGILQPSILKERTRHLFIPAEKRIPKIRIETRQSDALASKRIIVAIDSWPRNSRYPLGHFVRCLGGVGDKDTENEVLLLEHDVPHSNFSEAVLSFLPKMPWTITEEDLKRRRDLRHLDICSVDPPGCTDIDDALHCRSLSNGNFEVGVHIADVSHFIRPGNALDQEAANRGTTVYLTDKRIDMVPDLLSSNLCSLRSGVNRFAFSVLWEMTPQADIISTDFTKSIIDSKASLTYAEAQLKIDDPNASDNLTKSLRGLNHLAKILKKKRLDNGALSLASTEVRFFVDSETNDPIDVQTKELRETNSMVEEFMLLANIAVAEKILKEFPDNALLRRHPSPPVSNFDPLIKAAASKGFKIDVSSGKGLADSLDKAVVPENPYFNTMLRIMTTRCMMQAVYFCSGMLQPMDYLHYGLATPIYTHFTSPIRRYSDIIAHRLLAVSIGADASYPELLEKTKIQSLCNNLNYRHKMAQYAGRASVNLHTHLFFKTRVQDEQGHVLFVRKNALQILIPKYGLEGTVFLNDEGQKTSSLFVYDEEMNTQTAGNVTIHVFDPVIVQLSIDRSNVQHMKLSLKLVKPEIPGFSVPSVKDTSTLSTQEPVGKSAQKKRKMM